One Myxococcales bacterium genomic window, TCCGGCATCGCAACCGTAAGCCTTCCACCGTCATTCTCAACATGCTGGCAGGTCAGGATGAAGTGAGCCCCAGCCTTATACATCTCACTCTGCACCGGAAGATCCGCCGAATCGACGATCACACCTGAACCGGACCAGCGTTGCTGGCCGTGCCTACCGCTTATAAAGACAGTGGTCGAACGTGCAATCTTAACCACCTCGCTCAAGTCGCCACTTGCCGAGGAGAGCCTTTCCAGTCGCCCGAAATTTACCAGCTCAACCTCCACCACCTGTGCGCTATCGACTTCACCTGATGCATCCATCATGGGAACGAACACTCTCTTCACCGGAGCTCCATCGTTGAAGATCTGTGGCCATCTTGCCACCAGGGACGGGCGCGCATTCGCACCGCCGTCGGATCCCACCAGATAAGCGTCGCGTGGGAATTGAACTGAAGAAGATGTGCACGTAAAAGCCTCGCCTGCCGACTCCTTCATTCCAAAATCTTTGGAAGTTGCAGAAGCGGATGTCCCACCTTCGACTTCGCACAACATAAGAGCTCCTTTCAAAAAATTCGACCACGATCACGGAGGAGGTTTTTCGGAATAGAAAACCTCAGCGGCACGAAAAGAGAGCCGCCTCCGAATGCCCGAAGACTGATATGTGAAATCACCCAAAATCGATAGTGTACCAATTCCCCTGCCACTTCCATTCGACGGGAGGTTTTGGAGGGACTATCTTAAAGCCAGGCAAGTACTGACATGACGCTGAAAATATATCGAGCGAAACACAGCGATCATTCAGACAGGATTGTATGGAAACAGATCGGTGAAACTTTGTGGTCCTAAACGATGTTCGCATATTCGATTTTCTCACTTAACCTTACAAGCTGCTCGAGATACGAATCGAAGTTGCACGAAGTATAGCACCGCACCTCGCCATCCACAAACCTTTTTTGGGCAGAAATAGCTTTTCAAAACGGGCAACTTTTTCTAGTTATCGGCGATAAAGGTGCTTGGAAAGGGGATATATATATGAAGGCTCTGACAATTGGAATTGCTGGGGGATCGGGCTCAGGGAAGACCACAATCGCTCAGAAAATCATCAAAGGCGTCGGAGAAAAGAGGATAAGCTATCTGGAAATGGATGCTTATTACAGGGACTTATCCCACCTTCCGCTGGATGAACGAGCTCTCACAAACTTTGACCACCCCGCTGCCTTCGATACTGAACTCTTCGTCCAGCATATAGACATGCTCAGAAGCGGGATGGATGTCGAAAAGCCGGAATACGATTTCACAATCCACTCGCGAAAAAGGAGCACGGTAAGGGTGAAAGCGCGCCCGGTGGTCTTCCTCGAAGGGATACTTCTTTTTGAAAATCAATATGTTCGCGAACATATAGACATCAAGATATACGTGGAAACCCCATCCGATCTGAGGTTTATAAGGAGGCTCACCCGCGATCTCAGCGAGCGCGGCAGAACGACCGATTCCGTCGTAAAACAGTACTATAAGACGGTGCGCCCCATGCACCAAGCCTTCGTGGAACCCTCCCGCGAATACGCCGACATAATAGTCCCGTGGCAGGGATACAACGAGGTAGCCATAGAAATGGTAACCAGCAGAATCGAACAGAGCCTCGCAAAGCGCGAGGAAGAAGAGAGCTTTATCGTCCCGCCAGATGAAGATATAAAAGAGGCAATTCTGAAGCAATAGAACCTGAAAGTGATAAATTAGGCAAACTCAGTGGGTTCATAGCTATCGGAGCCATCTTCGCAGTATCTTTCAAGGTCAGAGCTGTCTGGCATAAAACTCCAACAAGAGAGAAATATCGCCAGAATAATAGCCCCTGCTATAACCGCAAAAATTCTCCTCATAAAGGATCCTCCCTGCAACCTCATATCTATTATCGGCAGTAAGCGAGGGGGAAGTTGCCTAACCTCTCTTAACCATTCACCTTTCATACGGTACCGCAAAACTCCGAAGCAAGCCCTCAACCCATTGATTTAATTAGATAATATCTGTTGAATATTTTTCACTCCCTATAGTGTGTAAT contains:
- the udk gene encoding uridine kinase gives rise to the protein MKALTIGIAGGSGSGKTTIAQKIIKGVGEKRISYLEMDAYYRDLSHLPLDERALTNFDHPAAFDTELFVQHIDMLRSGMDVEKPEYDFTIHSRKRSTVRVKARPVVFLEGILLFENQYVREHIDIKIYVETPSDLRFIRRLTRDLSERGRTTDSVVKQYYKTVRPMHQAFVEPSREYADIIVPWQGYNEVAIEMVTSRIEQSLAKREEEESFIVPPDEDIKEAILKQ